From a single Candoia aspera isolate rCanAsp1 chromosome 2, rCanAsp1.hap2, whole genome shotgun sequence genomic region:
- the TAF1C gene encoding TATA box-binding protein-associated factor RNA polymerase I subunit C isoform X2, with the protein MAAFPSPLLPGPFHAGPPRRDGPGGGLRAAGWGQCGQRRAGGVCGMTRLLRALEDRTAAGGRPAFSARRPLSSVASLCRDWLFELPLKLVAEWLHEDLAERWRRLSFDETPTGGALAWLPDATACGEPTPRGCLVFPAGEAMNQLCFQDVVLRPAAHSSLRPQARGCPAQFELNGAVQQVAAVHLEGSDFLGVRSGHFCVAWRRQRGRAPVPLQVVCTDAPCSSIAVSPHLPGELSFCTLGGALYLWHVEMGLRRLHQEGDGMFFRDPSPWRWSEFSAHPRVLTFADRTGLKGLDQRVPSGGHLELFKVRGEADCQRGERLVLSKHLGHSEPFHHLVATQFSVFVLDERFPLVPVLRWEHMMQQPPIYAHLTPAGAPQHSHKVLLGTHRSQELLLLQYSGGHGLPCQLQGAPQKLPSTKESLPCFPAQVPVRQSALSQRLSVPTAGIAAALGQQDRTQTLLVFQLSEAGDLFYQPLFSQASREEAGGQAPTGSAPEASFGVAAVDGPRQDSVRPGGASPRTACTPAATALYRRWLRAFLRTWKRLPALAQGQPCPPATISQSCLFTHQEMGEPAGGVPPPPQPTHHLREAMQEQRLLCSWGDESRALVPPAPPSPPGELGQRLAAAWAGNWQGWWLEKLGATKARQQQVLRERRQRAKRRRGTRSLSGSFTSSTSYQSDLSDRSGGGKHPAPGSPLALPAEPTLHAPPTPQPVSQENSELLSSQTLRARGIPRERRQTLRRYLAVLDEPPEPLPEGDLPASQLSALGSSQRGPLSSQGPQLKRARMGF; encoded by the exons CCGTCCCGCTTTCAGTGCCAGGCGGCCCCTCTCCAGCGTCGCCTCCCTGTGCCGCGACTGGCTGTTTGAGCTGCCCCTGAAGCTAGTAGCGGAGTGGCTCCACGAGGATCTGGCTGAGCGGTGGAGGCGCCTTTCCTTCGACGAGACCCCCACCGGCGGGGCCTTGGCGTGGCTGCCCGACGCCACCGCCTGCGGAGAGCCCACGCCCCGAGGCTGCCTGGTGTTCCCTGCTGGGGAGGCCATGAACCAGCTCT GCTTCCAGGATGTGGTCTTGAGGCCAGCGGCCCACAGCTCCCTGCGACCTCAAGCCCGGGGCTGCCCCGCACAATTTGAGCTGAATGGGGCAGTCCAGCAAGTTGCAGCCGTGCACCTGGAGGGCAGTG ACTTCCTGGGGGTTCGCTCAGGCCATTTCTGTGTGGCATGGAGGCGGCAGCGTGGAAGGGCCCCCGTCCCTTTGCAGGTGGTTTGCACAGACGCCCCCTGTTCTTCCATTGCAGTCAG CCCCCATCTGCCTGGTGAGCTGTCCTTTTGCACCCTGGGAGGAGCACTGTACCTGTGGCACGTTGAGATGGG GCTTCGACGGCTGCACCAGGAGGGCGACGGCATGTTCTTCCGTGACCCTTCCCCTTGGCGCTGGAGCGAGTTCTCTGCCCACCCACGCGTGCTCACATTTGCTGACCGCACGGGCCTGAAGGGTCTTGACCAGAGG GTGCCCTCTGGTGGCCACTTGGAGCTCTTCAAGGTCAGGGGTGAAGCAGATTGCCAGCGTGGGGAGCGCCTGGTCCTCTCCAAGCACCTGGGCCATTCAGAGCCCTTCCACCACTTAGTGGCCACACAG TTTTCAGTCTTCGTGCTGGACGAACGCTTCCCCCTGGTGCCTGTCCTGCGCTGGGAGCACATGATGCAGCAGCCGCCCATCTACGCCCACCTCACGCCCGCAGGGGCTCCGCAGCACAGCCACAAGGTGCTCCTGGGCACCCACCGTTCCCAGGAGCTGCTCCTGCTACAGTACTCAG GCGGCCATGGCCTCCCTTGCCAGCTACAAGGCGCGCCCCAGAAGCTGCCATCCACCAAGGAGAGCCTGCCCTGCTTTCCAGCACAAGTGCCTGTCAGGCAGAGTGCCCTCAGCCAGCGTCTCTCAGTCCCCACAGCAG GTATCGCAGCAGCCCTCGGCCAGCAGGACCGCACCCAGACGCTGCTTGTCTTCCAGCTTTCCGAGGCCGGAGACCTCTTCTACCAGCCACTGTTCTCACAGGCCAGCAGGGAGGAAGCCGGGGGGCAGGCACCCACTGGCTCAGCCCCAGAGGCCAGCTTTGGAGTTGCTGCAGTGGACGGGCCACGCCAGGACTCTGTTCGACCAGGCGGAGCATCTCCGAGGACAGCTTGTACTCCCGCGGCCACAGCCCTCTATCGGCGCTGGCTGAGGGCCTTTCTCAGGACTTGGAAGCGGCTCCCTGCGCTTGCCCAGGGCCAGCCATGCCCTCCTGCTACGATCAGCCAGAGCTGCCTCTTCACCCACCAAGAGATGGGGGAGCCGGCAGGGGGCGTCCCCCCTCCTCCACAGCCCACCCACCATCTGCGCGAAGCCATGCAGGAACAGCGACTCCTCTGCTCCTGGGGGGATGAGAGCAGGGCCCTCGTGCCCCCTGCCCCCCCGTCCCCCCCAGGTGAGCTTGGCCAGAGACTTGCAGCTGCCTGGGCTGGCAACTGGCAGGGCTGGTGGCTGGAGAAGCTGGGTGCCACGAAGGCCCGGCAGCAGCAGGTGCTGAGGGAGCGGCGGCAGCGGGCAAAGCGGCGTAGGGGGACCCGCAGCCTTTCCGGCAGCTTCACCTCCTCCACCAGCTACCAGTCAGACCTCAGTGACCGGTCGGGGGGTGGCAAACACCCTGCCCCTGGGTCCCCTCTGGCCTTACCCGCAGAGCCCACCCTCCATGCTCCCCCCACGCCCCAGCCGGTGTCCCAGGAGAACTCGGAGCTGCTCTCCTCGCAGACCCTGCGCGCTCGTGGCATCCCCCGGGAGCGCCGCCAGACCCTGCGCAGGTACCTGGCTGTGCTGGACGAGCCCCCTGAGCCACTGCCCGAGGGCGACCTGCCCGCCAGCCAGTTGTCAGCCCTGGGCAGCAGCCAGCGTGGCCCCCTGTCCTCCCAAGGCCCCCAACTGAAACGAGCCCGCATGGGCTTCTGA
- the HINT2 gene encoding adenosine 5'-monophosphoramidase HINT2, protein MALAAARRGLLARGWGRPGQRALAAQGPGEEVEQAQRAAEEPGPTVFGRILDGSLPAHVLHQDDQCIAFRDAAPQAPVHFLVVPRRPIARISRVAESDAQLLGHLLVVASQTAKAEGLSEGYRVVVNDGKHGAQSVYHLHLHVLGGRQMGWPPG, encoded by the exons ATGGCGTTGGCGGCGGCAAGGAGGGGGCTGCTGGCCCGCGGCTGGGGGCGCCCCGGGCAG CGGGCCTTGGCGGCGCAAGGGCCGGGCGAGGAAGTGGAGCAGGCGCAGCGGGCAGCCGAAGAGCCCGGCCCCACCGTCTTCGGCAGGATCCTGGACGGCTCTCTCCCGGCCCACGTGCTCCACCAGGATGACCAG TGCATCGCCTTTCGGGACGCGGCGCCGCAGGCCCCCGTGCACTTCTTGGTGGTCCCGCGCCGCCCCATCGCGCGCATCAGCCGCGTGGCCGAGAGCGATGCCCAG cTCCTGGGACACTTACTGGTGGTCGCCAGCCAGACTGCAAAGGCAGAAGGCCTGTCGGAGGGCTATCGAGTGG TCGTCAACGATGGCAAGCACGGGGCACAGTCCGTCTACCACCTCCACCTCcatgtgctgggggggcgccaaatgGGCTGGCCGCCAGGCTGA
- the SPAG8 gene encoding sperm-associated antigen 8 translates to MLFPSLPCARPQPPSHGEAGAAAAAAAAPASAEEPRLCPTETAPCVAEMLPGPEAGLQAAATHAVELPPCHGLLGPYLGELPAADLQPLPPSPPEPPRELPPRGQCLMHNWQEERATNDLDRVPRPEYGTEGFFYRHGHPGLLTLEFLAGVAKSTTMKDSYLWPLKTGLPMRGKREAMMEHLLYQKHSKSLLEDDVYPPPQPLESTSITHRDYNQEGVLSMPPLPTQVRAPLCWKNGQAVHRLPHWTPPEGSWLPWDFSSPLCSPTTIGWSNHRPSGSNMPKRCR, encoded by the exons ATGCTCTTCCCGTCTCTTCCCTGCGCCAGACCCCAGCCGCCCAGCCACGGAGAAgccggcgccgccgccgccgccgccgccgccccggccAGCGCTGAGGAGCCCCGGCTGTGCCCGACAGAGACTGCCCCTTGCGTGGCGGAGATGCTGCCGGGCCCCGAGGCAGGCCTGCAGGCAGCAGCCACGCACGCGGTGGAGCTGCCGCCCTGCCACGGCTTGCTGGGGCCCTACCTCGGGGAGCTGCCGGCGGCTGATCTGCAGCCGCTCCCGCCCAGTCCCCCGGAGCCGCCGCGGGAGCTTCCCCCTCGCGGGCAGTGCCTGATGCACAACTGGCAGGAGGAG AGAGCCACCAATGATCTGGACCGAGTGCCAAGGCCCGAGTATGGCACGGAGGGATTTTTCTACCGGCATGGGCATCCTGGCCTTCTCACCCTTGAATTTCTCGCTGGAGTGGCCAAGAGCACCACTATGAAGGACTCCTACCTTTGGCCCCTGAAGACAGGGCTCCCCATGCGAG GGAAGCGAGAGGCTATGATGGAGCATCTTCTGTACCAGAAACACAG CAAGAGCCTCCTGGAGGACGACGTCTACCCACCACCCCAGCCCCTCGAGTCCACCTCCATCACCCACCGGGACTATAATCAGGAGGGCGTCCTTTCCATGCCCCCGCTCCCCACTCAGGTAAGGGCCCCTTTGTGCTGGAAGAACGGCCAGGCTGTCCATCGCCTCCCTCACTGGACACCCCCAGAAGGCTCCTGGCTGCCATGGgacttctcctctcctctctgcagcccCACGACTATCGGCTGGAGCAACCACAGACCTTCTGGCtcgaacatgcccaagaggtgcCGGTGA